A genomic window from Pelomicrobium methylotrophicum includes:
- the ftsE gene encoding cell division ATP-binding protein FtsE has translation MISFSHVYKRYPGGYEALKDVTLTIAPGELVYITGHSGAGKTTLLKLVAAIERPTSGSIIVNGQNLAQLRRSAIPYLRRNLGLVFQDQKLLFDRSVFDNVMLPLEVSGFDRREAARRVRAALDKVGLLNREKALPITLSGGEQQRLAIARAVVGRPSILLADEPTGNLDTAYAHEILDVFAAFNRVGVTVLVATHDEAILRSHPGRVVTLKQGELVA, from the coding sequence ATGATCTCCTTCAGCCATGTCTACAAGCGCTATCCCGGCGGCTATGAGGCGCTCAAGGACGTGACCCTCACCATCGCGCCCGGCGAACTGGTCTATATCACAGGCCATTCCGGCGCCGGCAAGACCACGCTGCTCAAGCTCGTCGCCGCCATCGAGCGTCCCACCAGTGGCAGCATCATCGTGAACGGCCAGAACCTGGCACAACTTCGGCGCAGCGCCATTCCCTACCTGCGGCGCAATCTCGGTCTGGTGTTCCAGGATCAGAAGCTTCTCTTTGACCGCAGCGTTTTCGACAACGTGATGCTGCCGCTGGAGGTGAGCGGCTTCGATCGCCGCGAGGCGGCGCGGCGAGTGCGGGCGGCCCTGGACAAAGTGGGGCTGCTCAACCGCGAGAAGGCGCTTCCCATCACCTTGTCCGGGGGCGAACAGCAGCGCCTCGCCATCGCCCGTGCCGTGGTCGGCCGGCCGTCCATACTGCTCGCCGACGAGCCCACTGGAAACCTGGACACGGCTTACGCCCACGAGATTCTTGACGTGTTCGCTGCCTTCAACCGGGTGGGTGTCACCGTGCTGGTGGCCACCCACGACGAGGCGATCCTGAGGTCCCATCCGGGACGCGTGGTCACGCTCAAGCAGGGGGAGCTCGTCGCATGA
- the ftsY gene encoding signal recognition particle-docking protein FtsY, translating to MLGFFKNRDAQDAASPGWTARLRAGLKRTREQLSGRLAGVFGAHAAVDEALYEELEAVLLTSDVGVAATAHLLDALRQRARKQKLTQPAELKEALQEALLALLCPLAQPLDVSSHRPFIIMLVGVNGAGKTTSIGKLAHYYQRQGRSVLLAAGDTFRAAAREQLEAWGARNHVTVVAQSGGDPAAVIFDAVNAAKARGVDVVLADTAGRLTTQLHLMEELKKVKRVIAKAQPEAPHEVLLVLDANIGQNALAQVKAFDDALGITGLILTKLDGTAKGGVVAAIARERPVPLRFVGVGEGIDDLRPFDAREFVQALFD from the coding sequence ATGCTTGGTTTCTTCAAAAACCGCGACGCCCAAGACGCGGCGTCCCCGGGTTGGACCGCCCGGCTGCGGGCCGGCCTCAAGCGCACCCGCGAGCAACTCAGCGGGCGACTCGCGGGCGTCTTCGGCGCCCACGCGGCCGTCGACGAGGCGCTCTACGAGGAGCTGGAGGCCGTGCTGCTCACTTCCGACGTGGGAGTGGCCGCCACCGCCCACCTGCTGGACGCCCTGCGCCAGCGGGCGAGGAAGCAGAAGCTCACCCAGCCGGCCGAGCTCAAGGAGGCGCTCCAGGAGGCGCTGCTGGCGCTCCTTTGCCCCTTGGCGCAGCCCCTCGACGTCTCTTCCCACCGACCGTTCATTATCATGCTGGTGGGCGTCAACGGCGCCGGGAAAACGACCAGCATCGGCAAGCTGGCCCATTACTACCAGCGCCAAGGGCGCTCGGTGCTGCTCGCCGCAGGCGACACCTTCCGCGCCGCGGCGCGCGAGCAACTGGAAGCGTGGGGAGCGCGAAATCACGTGACGGTCGTGGCGCAGAGCGGCGGCGATCCGGCTGCAGTCATCTTCGACGCCGTGAACGCGGCCAAGGCGCGGGGTGTCGACGTCGTGCTGGCGGATACCGCCGGACGGCTCACCACGCAGCTGCACCTGATGGAAGAGCTGAAAAAGGTCAAGCGCGTCATCGCCAAGGCGCAGCCGGAGGCGCCTCACGAGGTGCTGCTGGTGCTGGACGCCAATATCGGGCAGAACGCCCTCGCCCAGGTGAAGGCGTTCGACGACGCCCTCGGGATCACGGGGCTCATTCTCACCAAGCTCGACGGCACGGCCAAGGGGGGCGTGGTGGCGGCGATCGCCCGCGAGCGGCCGGTGCCGCTGCGCTTCGTGGGCGTGGGCGAGGGGATCGACGACCTGCGGCCATTCGACGCCCGCGAGTTCGTGCAAGCCCTGTTCGACTGA
- a CDS encoding M16 family metallopeptidase translates to MERTKLVRTLVGLLLAWVAAGTSPASLANPHAKTLSNGLKVIVKEDHRAPVVVSQIWYRVGSMDEVNGLTGVSHVLEHMMFKGTEKVPAGEFSRIIAAAGGRENAFTSRDYTAYFQVLHKSKLPLAMRLEADRMRNLTLSEKEFEKEIKVVMEERRWRTEDKPRSLVYEQLMAVAFLAHPYRWPVIGWMNDLESMTIQDLRQWYHRWYAPNNATLVVVGDVKPEQVFKLAQRYYGKYKPIALPVRKPQDEPLQQGIRRVTVKAPAKLPYLIMGYRVVPLRDARNDWEPYALEVLAGVLDGHPAARLNRELVREARIAQSVGTGYDLLARGPSIFLLEGTPSEGRTVAELEAALREQVRRIVDEGVGEEELNRVKAQVVANQVYSRDSMFYQAMQIGQLEMVGLSYKDLDVLIQKLQAVTADQVREVAKKYLVEDRLTVAVLDPQPLDEARPALPPKGMRHAQ, encoded by the coding sequence ATGGAACGAACCAAGCTCGTCCGGACGCTGGTCGGACTGCTGCTCGCCTGGGTCGCGGCCGGGACCTCCCCGGCAAGCCTCGCCAACCCCCACGCGAAGACGCTAAGCAACGGCCTGAAGGTTATCGTCAAGGAGGATCATCGGGCGCCGGTGGTGGTTTCCCAAATCTGGTACCGGGTCGGCAGCATGGACGAGGTGAACGGTCTCACTGGCGTGTCCCATGTTCTCGAGCACATGATGTTCAAGGGCACGGAGAAGGTGCCGGCCGGCGAATTCTCCCGCATCATCGCCGCCGCGGGGGGGCGCGAAAACGCGTTCACGAGCCGGGATTACACGGCGTATTTCCAGGTGCTACACAAGTCGAAGCTGCCGCTCGCCATGCGCCTTGAGGCTGACCGCATGCGCAACCTGACGCTCTCGGAGAAGGAGTTCGAGAAGGAGATCAAGGTGGTTATGGAGGAACGGCGGTGGCGCACCGAAGACAAGCCCCGGTCGTTGGTGTACGAACAGCTCATGGCCGTTGCCTTTCTCGCGCATCCCTACCGGTGGCCCGTCATCGGCTGGATGAACGACCTGGAGTCCATGACCATCCAGGACCTGCGGCAGTGGTACCACCGCTGGTATGCTCCCAACAACGCCACGCTGGTGGTCGTGGGGGACGTGAAGCCCGAACAGGTGTTTAAGTTGGCGCAACGCTACTATGGCAAGTACAAACCCATCGCTCTGCCGGTGCGTAAGCCGCAAGACGAGCCGTTGCAGCAGGGCATCCGGCGTGTCACTGTCAAGGCGCCCGCCAAGCTCCCCTATCTCATCATGGGCTACCGCGTGGTGCCGCTGCGCGATGCGCGCAACGACTGGGAGCCCTACGCGCTCGAGGTGCTGGCGGGCGTTCTGGACGGTCACCCGGCGGCGCGGCTCAACCGGGAACTCGTGCGGGAGGCCCGCATCGCCCAGTCGGTGGGCACTGGCTATGACCTGCTCGCGCGCGGGCCTAGCATCTTTCTGCTGGAGGGCACCCCCAGCGAGGGCCGGACGGTGGCTGAGCTGGAGGCTGCGTTGCGCGAGCAGGTGCGCCGCATCGTCGACGAGGGCGTGGGCGAGGAGGAGCTCAACCGAGTGAAGGCGCAGGTGGTGGCGAACCAGGTGTACAGCCGGGACTCCATGTTCTACCAGGCCATGCAGATCGGCCAATTGGAAATGGTGGGGCTGTCCTACAAGGACCTCGACGTGCTCATTCAGAAGCTGCAGGCAGTGACGGCCGATCAGGTGCGAGAAGTGGCGAAGAAATATCTGGTGGAGGATCGGCTCACCGTCGCCGTCCTCGATCCGCAGCCGCTCGATGAAGCGCGCCCGGCGCTTCCGCCTAAGGGGATGCGCCATGCGCAGTAG
- a CDS encoding M16 family metallopeptidase, translating into MRSRSAFTFVTFIAALVLPRADALAGLPIQHWQTSGGARVYFVESHDLPIIDVSVDFPAGSSTDSRRKSGLAAMTQRLLTLGAGGLSENEISARLADVGAQLGGRFDPDRAGLTLRTLSSAQAREVAFDVFTRVLQRPEFPQDVLEREKARVVAALKEADTKPDTLAERALARLLYRDHPYALREAGEVETVSALTRDDLQAHYQAHYRRGAAVVAMIGDLTRPEAEALAERLTQGLPAGNAGLELPPVPLPDGQVERIDHPATQSHILLGYPGVTRDDPDYFPLYVGNYILGGGGFVSRLNQEIREKRGLAYSVYSYFLPLKVQGPFRVGLQTKKGQGGEALEVVRETLERFIAQGPTAEELKQAKQHIVGGFPLRIDSNKKILEFLAVIGFYELPLTYLDDFLKKVDAVTLPQIRDAFKRRIDPQRMVTVVVGTAER; encoded by the coding sequence ATGCGCAGTAGGAGCGCTTTCACTTTTGTCACGTTCATCGCGGCGCTTGTCCTGCCGCGGGCGGACGCACTTGCTGGGCTCCCCATCCAGCACTGGCAGACCTCGGGAGGCGCGCGCGTCTACTTCGTGGAAAGCCACGATCTTCCCATCATCGACGTGAGCGTGGACTTTCCCGCCGGAAGCAGCACCGACTCGCGGCGCAAGTCGGGTCTGGCGGCTATGACCCAGCGTTTGCTCACCTTGGGCGCCGGGGGCCTGAGCGAGAACGAGATCTCGGCGCGGCTCGCCGATGTGGGCGCCCAGCTGGGTGGGCGGTTCGACCCGGACCGCGCAGGCCTAACCCTTCGCACGCTCTCGAGCGCTCAGGCGCGGGAAGTGGCTTTCGACGTCTTCACCCGGGTGCTGCAGCGGCCTGAATTTCCCCAGGACGTCCTTGAGCGCGAAAAGGCCCGCGTCGTGGCGGCGCTCAAGGAGGCGGATACCAAGCCGGATACCCTGGCCGAGCGCGCTTTGGCACGCCTGCTCTACCGCGATCATCCCTACGCGCTGCGCGAAGCGGGGGAAGTGGAGACGGTGTCCGCGCTCACCCGCGATGACCTGCAAGCCCATTACCAGGCCCACTACCGGCGCGGCGCCGCGGTGGTGGCCATGATCGGCGACCTCACCCGCCCCGAAGCCGAGGCGCTGGCCGAGCGCCTGACCCAAGGGCTGCCCGCGGGCAACGCCGGCCTTGAGCTGCCTCCGGTACCGCTGCCTGACGGGCAAGTGGAGCGCATCGACCATCCGGCGACTCAGAGCCACATCCTGCTGGGGTACCCCGGGGTGACCCGGGACGATCCGGACTATTTCCCCCTGTACGTGGGCAATTACATCCTGGGAGGCGGCGGCTTCGTGTCCCGGCTGAACCAGGAGATCCGGGAGAAGCGAGGATTGGCCTACAGCGTCTACAGCTACTTCCTTCCGCTCAAGGTCCAGGGACCGTTCCGAGTGGGGCTGCAGACGAAGAAGGGGCAAGGGGGCGAAGCGCTCGAGGTGGTGCGCGAGACGCTCGAGCGTTTCATCGCCCAGGGCCCTACGGCCGAGGAGCTCAAGCAGGCGAAGCAGCACATTGTCGGCGGCTTCCCTCTGCGAATCGACAGCAACAAGAAGATCCTGGAGTTTTTAGCCGTGATCGGCTTCTATGAGCTTCCGCTTACCTATCTGGACGATTTCCTGAAAAAGGTGGACGCGGTGACCCTGCCCCAGATCCGGGACGCTTTCAAGCGCCGGATCGATCCCCAGCGCATGGTGACCGTGGTCGTGGGGACAGCGGAGCGCTGA
- the rsmD gene encoding 16S rRNA (guanine(966)-N(2))-methyltransferase RsmD → MGRVRIIGGAWRSRLLAVPRVAGLRPTPDRVRETLFNWLGQELSGRICLDLFAGSGALGFEAASRGASRVVMVEANAQAYARLKAHAAALGATQVELHRGDGLEFLARDTRCFDVVFLDPPYASGYLERVLPRLPPRLAPDAFVYAESPEPFDPGEDWEIWRQDRAGQVCYRLLKRRMAPPHD, encoded by the coding sequence TTGGGACGAGTGCGCATCATTGGCGGCGCCTGGCGCAGCCGCTTGCTCGCGGTTCCCCGCGTGGCGGGGCTTCGCCCCACGCCCGACCGGGTGCGGGAGACGCTGTTCAACTGGCTGGGCCAGGAGCTGTCCGGCCGAATCTGCCTGGACCTGTTCGCGGGAAGCGGGGCGCTCGGCTTCGAGGCCGCGTCCCGGGGCGCGAGCCGCGTGGTCATGGTCGAGGCGAACGCACAGGCCTACGCCCGCCTCAAAGCCCATGCCGCCGCCCTGGGCGCGACCCAGGTGGAACTGCATCGGGGCGATGGGTTAGAATTCCTGGCGCGCGACACCCGTTGTTTCGACGTCGTTTTCCTCGATCCACCGTACGCGAGCGGATACCTGGAACGGGTTCTGCCCCGCCTGCCACCGCGGCTCGCCCCGGACGCCTTCGTCTACGCGGAGAGCCCCGAGCCGTTCGATCCAGGGGAGGACTGGGAGATCTGGCGCCAGGACCGGGCCGGCCAAGTGTGTTACCGACTGCTCAAACGGCGCATGGCTCCTCCACATGATTAA
- the coaD gene encoding pantetheine-phosphate adenylyltransferase: MIKLVYPGTFDPITRGHEDLVRRACGIWDQVILAVAESRNKRPFFTLEERVAMAKEVLAPYPNVTVVGFDGLLMDLMRRLKARLILRGLRAVSDFEYEFQMAGMNRSINPDVETVFLTPSEQYMFISATIVREIAQLGGDVSQFVQPVIAERLKAKLRR, from the coding sequence ATGATTAAGCTCGTCTATCCCGGCACCTTTGATCCCATCACCCGCGGCCACGAAGACTTGGTACGGCGCGCCTGCGGCATCTGGGACCAAGTGATCCTGGCCGTCGCCGAGAGCCGCAACAAGCGCCCCTTCTTCACGCTGGAAGAGCGCGTGGCCATGGCGAAGGAAGTGCTGGCGCCTTATCCCAACGTCACGGTGGTGGGCTTCGACGGCCTGCTCATGGATCTCATGCGGCGCTTAAAGGCGCGGCTTATCCTGAGAGGCTTGCGGGCGGTGTCCGACTTCGAGTACGAGTTCCAGATGGCGGGGATGAACCGCAGCATCAATCCCGATGTCGAAACAGTGTTCCTGACGCCGTCGGAGCAGTACATGTTCATCTCCGCCACCATTGTGCGCGAGATCGCGCAGCTCGGAGGCGATGTGAGCCAGTTCGTGCAGCCTGTGATCGCGGAACGGCTCAAAGCCAAGCTTCGGCGCTGA
- a CDS encoding YfhL family 4Fe-4S dicluster ferredoxin has product MALIITDECINCDVCEPECPNEAISQGEEIYVIDPRKCTECVGHFETPQCVEVCPVDCIHPNPDYAETREQLHQKYLALTAQKGSG; this is encoded by the coding sequence GTGGCGCTCATTATTACCGACGAATGCATCAACTGCGACGTGTGCGAGCCCGAGTGCCCGAACGAGGCCATCTCCCAGGGCGAAGAGATCTACGTGATCGACCCGAGGAAGTGCACCGAGTGCGTGGGCCACTTCGAGACCCCCCAGTGCGTGGAAGTGTGCCCGGTCGATTGCATCCACCCCAACCCGGACTACGCCGAAACTCGCGAGCAGCTCCACCAGAAATACCTGGCGCTCACGGCGCAGAAGGGTTCAGGCTAG
- the mutM gene encoding bifunctional DNA-formamidopyrimidine glycosylase/DNA-(apurinic or apyrimidinic site) lyase gives MPELPEVETTRRGLAPRLMGTRITGVRVREPRLRWPVTPELAEALTGTRVLRLERRGKYLLVGCDRGTLIVHLGMSGSLRLLQEEAPPTAHEHVDFTLENGWIVRLRDPRRFSALLWEPKEPSRHPLLARLGPEPLDRAFNADWLYRQTRRRRASIKQALMDGRLVAGIGNIYANEALFHAGIRPSTPAKRLSRVRCARLAVAIKKTLQLAIRAGGSSLRDYVGSNGELGYFQSKLWVYNRAGMPCRACGTPIRERRLGQRSSFYCPLCQC, from the coding sequence ATGCCGGAGCTGCCAGAGGTCGAAACCACGCGTCGGGGTCTCGCGCCCCGCCTGATGGGCACCAGGATCACCGGCGTGCGCGTGCGCGAGCCGCGGCTGCGCTGGCCGGTGACGCCGGAGCTCGCCGAGGCGTTGACCGGCACCCGCGTGCTACGGCTCGAGCGGCGCGGCAAGTACTTGCTCGTCGGCTGCGACCGGGGCACATTGATCGTGCACCTGGGAATGTCCGGCAGCCTCCGGCTGCTCCAGGAGGAGGCGCCACCCACGGCCCACGAACACGTGGATTTCACGTTGGAAAACGGCTGGATCGTGCGCCTGCGGGACCCGCGGCGCTTCAGCGCCCTGCTGTGGGAACCCAAGGAGCCCTCTCGCCACCCCCTCCTCGCGCGCTTGGGCCCCGAGCCCTTGGACCGCGCCTTCAACGCCGATTGGCTCTACCGCCAGACCCGGCGCCGCCGGGCCAGCATCAAGCAGGCGCTCATGGACGGCCGCCTGGTCGCCGGCATCGGCAACATCTACGCCAACGAGGCGCTGTTTCACGCCGGCATCCGCCCCAGCACGCCGGCCAAGCGGCTTAGCCGGGTGCGCTGCGCGCGGCTCGCGGTCGCCATCAAGAAGACGCTCCAGCTCGCCATCCGCGCTGGCGGCAGCAGCTTGCGCGATTACGTGGGAAGCAACGGCGAACTGGGCTACTTTCAGTCGAAACTATGGGTCTACAACCGGGCGGGAATGCCCTGCCGGGCGTGCGGCACGCCCATCCGCGAACGCCGGCTGGGGCAGCGCTCAAGCTTCTACTGCCCCCTGTGCCAGTGCTAG
- a CDS encoding DUF4340 domain-containing protein: protein MLVRSWINLACLTAVLALGAWLWLAPREAPPREYRLSSLESSQVDRIRVARVGLLPIELQRKGERWRITAPITARAAPIKVSQMLELLAARSRERLEAERLERYDLAPPPLTVTLGSQSFGFGMVNPVTHQQYVLVGDAVYLIPPRYAAAFPLTVDDVLTRNLLAPDERPVAIELPHVRATLRDGRWHVEPAIDGISQDDVNRWLDRWRHAIAAATEVVDGNTQTGERAAIQLADGRTVELTIERREPELTLVRRDEGLRFRFPAEVGRRMLARPDSS from the coding sequence ATGCTCGTGCGCTCGTGGATCAACCTGGCGTGTCTCACCGCCGTGCTAGCCCTGGGCGCATGGCTGTGGCTCGCCCCTCGAGAAGCGCCCCCACGCGAATATCGGCTGTCGTCGCTCGAATCCTCCCAGGTGGACCGCATTCGCGTCGCCCGGGTCGGCCTTCTGCCCATCGAGCTCCAGCGAAAAGGCGAGCGGTGGCGGATCACCGCGCCGATTACCGCCCGCGCGGCGCCGATCAAGGTCAGCCAAATGCTGGAACTGCTCGCGGCACGAAGTCGCGAGCGGCTTGAAGCCGAGCGGCTCGAGCGCTACGACCTGGCGCCGCCGCCGCTCACCGTGACGCTGGGCTCGCAATCGTTCGGATTCGGCATGGTGAACCCCGTAACCCACCAGCAGTACGTGCTCGTCGGCGATGCGGTGTATCTGATCCCTCCCCGGTACGCCGCCGCCTTTCCCCTGACGGTGGACGACGTGCTCACGCGCAACCTGCTGGCCCCCGATGAGCGCCCCGTGGCCATCGAGCTGCCCCACGTCCGTGCCACCCTGCGCGACGGCCGCTGGCACGTGGAACCTGCCATCGACGGAATCAGCCAGGACGACGTCAACCGCTGGCTCGACCGGTGGCGCCACGCCATCGCCGCTGCCACCGAAGTCGTCGATGGCAATACCCAAACCGGCGAGCGGGCGGCCATCCAGCTGGCCGACGGGCGCACGGTCGAGCTGACCATTGAGCGCCGGGAGCCGGAGCTCACCCTGGTGCGCCGGGATGAAGGCCTGCGCTTCCGCTTCCCGGCCGAGGTGGGTCGGCGCATGCTGGCGCGTCCTGACTCGTCCTGA
- a CDS encoding GldG family protein — protein sequence MEMTPARQRRLRLQGLFTVVLLAALALLGGALAWQYRVQWDLTQNARNTLSKESREVLESIRGPVRVTAYATERDPQLGELRKRIRDFMGRYQQAKSDLTLDFVNPELEPKRARDAGIQVNGEMVVEYEGRTERFSPFNLNEQAFTNLLVRLARARERLVLYLDGHGERKLDGRANHDLGEFGQRLSGTGFKVSSLRLTLAQEVPANTALLVIASPQAELLPGEVDKLLKFIDEGGNMLWLLDPESLRGLEPLAERLGLNLLPGVIVDPAADEMRMPVTWTLASSYAHHPATGEFGLLTVFPMARPITAGEDTGWRATPLVEVAPRGWVETGSLEGEIRFDPKRELRGPVAVALALERTRNDREQRVIVVGSGAFLANAFVGNAANLDLGLRLVNWLAGDEHLVTIQPRVTRDAQLQLSRSAAMAITLGGFFLLPLAFLATAVAVWWHRRKL from the coding sequence ATGGAAATGACCCCGGCCCGGCAACGGCGCCTCCGGCTCCAAGGCCTGTTCACCGTGGTGCTGCTCGCAGCCCTGGCTCTGCTGGGCGGTGCCCTGGCCTGGCAATACCGGGTCCAGTGGGACCTGACCCAGAACGCCCGCAACACGCTATCGAAGGAAAGCCGCGAGGTGCTCGAATCGATCCGCGGCCCCGTTCGCGTCACCGCCTACGCCACCGAGCGCGACCCGCAACTGGGCGAGCTGCGCAAGCGCATCCGCGACTTCATGGGGCGCTATCAGCAAGCGAAATCCGACTTGACGCTCGATTTCGTCAATCCGGAGCTTGAACCCAAGCGCGCACGCGATGCCGGAATTCAGGTCAACGGCGAGATGGTGGTGGAATACGAGGGGCGAACCGAGCGCTTTTCCCCCTTCAACCTGAACGAGCAGGCCTTCACCAACCTGCTCGTCCGCCTCGCCCGCGCCCGTGAGCGGCTGGTGCTCTACCTCGACGGGCACGGGGAACGCAAGCTGGACGGACGCGCCAACCATGACCTGGGCGAGTTCGGCCAGCGCCTCTCCGGTACCGGCTTCAAGGTGAGCTCCCTGCGGCTGACGCTCGCGCAGGAAGTGCCCGCGAACACCGCTCTTCTGGTGATCGCCAGCCCGCAAGCCGAGCTGCTGCCGGGGGAAGTGGACAAGCTGCTGAAATTCATCGATGAAGGCGGAAACATGTTGTGGCTCCTCGATCCGGAATCGCTGCGCGGGCTCGAGCCCCTCGCCGAGCGGCTGGGGCTGAATCTCCTGCCCGGCGTGATCGTGGATCCGGCCGCGGACGAGATGCGGATGCCGGTCACCTGGACCCTGGCCTCGTCCTACGCTCACCACCCCGCCACCGGCGAATTCGGCCTGCTCACCGTATTTCCGATGGCCCGGCCCATCACGGCGGGGGAAGACACCGGTTGGCGCGCCACGCCGCTGGTGGAAGTGGCCCCCCGCGGATGGGTCGAAACCGGCTCCCTGGAAGGCGAAATCCGCTTCGATCCGAAGCGGGAGCTGCGCGGGCCGGTGGCGGTGGCGCTTGCGCTGGAGCGCACGCGCAACGACCGCGAGCAGCGCGTCATCGTCGTAGGCAGCGGCGCGTTCCTGGCGAATGCCTTCGTGGGCAACGCCGCCAACCTGGACTTGGGGCTCAGGCTGGTCAACTGGCTGGCGGGCGACGAGCATCTGGTGACCATTCAGCCCAGGGTCACCCGCGACGCCCAGCTCCAGTTGTCCCGTTCGGCCGCCATGGCCATCACCTTGGGCGGGTTCTTTCTGCTGCCGCTCGCCTTCCTCGCCACCGCCGTTGCCGTCTGGTGGCACCGGCGCAAGCTTTAG
- a CDS encoding ABC transporter permease gives MIAVVAGKEVRALFHSPLAWAVLAVLQAVLAWIFLGRLDAFLELQPQLARFSNAPGFTELVVAPTFGAAALVLLMVMPLLTMRLVAEERRQQTLPFLTAAPVSSTALVTGKFLGLMLFLLLPVALLVGLGASLALGGQPDWGLIAANAAGLALLLACFGAVGLWLSCLAAQPAIAAIATFGVLLGLWIVDLNAAADSSLRHLSLLRRFESFNQGIIDSYDTAFLLLFCAVFLALAVHRVDAERWKG, from the coding sequence GTGATCGCCGTCGTTGCCGGTAAGGAAGTGCGCGCCCTGTTCCACTCGCCCCTGGCTTGGGCGGTGTTGGCGGTGCTGCAGGCGGTGCTGGCCTGGATTTTTCTGGGACGGTTGGATGCCTTCCTGGAGCTGCAACCCCAGCTCGCTCGTTTCAGCAATGCGCCCGGCTTCACCGAGCTGGTGGTGGCCCCCACCTTCGGCGCCGCGGCGCTGGTGTTGCTCATGGTCATGCCCCTGCTCACCATGCGGCTCGTGGCGGAGGAGCGACGCCAGCAGACGCTGCCTTTCCTTACCGCCGCGCCCGTGTCCAGCACTGCCCTCGTCACCGGCAAGTTCCTGGGCCTGATGCTGTTCCTGCTCCTGCCCGTCGCCCTCCTGGTCGGGCTGGGGGCCTCGTTGGCCCTCGGCGGACAACCCGATTGGGGTCTGATCGCCGCCAACGCTGCCGGCCTCGCTTTGCTGCTCGCCTGCTTTGGCGCCGTCGGTCTGTGGCTGTCGTGCCTGGCGGCCCAGCCGGCGATCGCCGCGATCGCCACCTTCGGCGTGCTGCTGGGCTTGTGGATCGTGGACTTGAACGCAGCGGCCGACAGCAGCCTGCGCCACCTGTCCCTCCTGAGGCGCTTCGAAAGCTTCAACCAGGGCATCATCGACAGCTACGATACGGCGTTTCTGCTCCTCTTTTGCGCCGTCTTCTTGGCGCTGGCGGTGCACCGCGTGGACGCGGAGCGCTGGAAAGGATAG
- a CDS encoding ABC transporter ATP-binding protein: MNPSTTAAVTLAARGLTRRFGDRLAVAHVDLELRRGEVLGFLGPNGAGKTTTMRMLTGTLAPSSGCIEVCGIDLLERPLQAKARIGYLPETPPLYRELTVDEYLLLAARLHRVPRAQLRAAVTRAKDRCGLADAGGRLIGALSKGYQQRVGLAQAIVHSPDVLILDEPTVGLDPNQIREIRGLIRELGGDYSVILSTHILSEVESVCDRVQILHQGRVVFDNTLAAARSSGAGHSLVVGLRQPPAPEVIARIAGVARAERMPSGEFRVRCEPGQDPTDALVREAVRGGWGLYHLAPWPTTLEEVFTQLTAGDETAVVDAQATKEAAT, from the coding sequence ATGAATCCTTCGACGACGGCTGCTGTCACGCTCGCCGCCCGGGGCTTAACACGTCGCTTCGGCGACCGCCTCGCGGTGGCGCACGTGGATCTGGAGCTCAGGCGGGGCGAAGTGCTGGGTTTCCTCGGCCCTAACGGCGCCGGCAAGACGACCACCATGCGCATGCTCACCGGGACGCTGGCGCCCAGCAGCGGATGCATTGAGGTGTGCGGCATCGATTTGCTGGAACGGCCGCTGCAAGCCAAGGCCCGTATCGGCTACCTGCCGGAGACGCCACCCCTTTACCGGGAGCTGACCGTGGACGAGTACCTGCTCCTGGCAGCGAGGTTGCACCGCGTGCCACGGGCGCAGCTACGCGCAGCGGTGACCCGGGCCAAGGACCGCTGCGGGCTTGCCGACGCGGGAGGACGCCTGATCGGCGCGCTCTCGAAAGGCTACCAGCAGCGGGTGGGGCTTGCGCAGGCCATCGTGCACTCGCCGGACGTGCTGATCCTCGATGAGCCGACGGTGGGACTCGACCCGAACCAGATTCGCGAGATCCGGGGCTTGATCCGCGAACTGGGTGGCGACTACAGCGTGATCCTCTCCACCCATATCCTGTCTGAAGTGGAGAGCGTGTGCGATCGGGTGCAGATCCTCCACCAGGGGCGCGTGGTGTTCGATAACACGCTGGCGGCCGCACGCTCGAGCGGTGCCGGGCATAGCCTGGTGGTGGGGCTGCGGCAGCCGCCGGCACCGGAGGTGATCGCGCGCATCGCCGGCGTTGCGCGCGCCGAGCGCATGCCCTCGGGGGAGTTTCGCGTACGCTGCGAGCCCGGGCAGGACCCGACCGACGCGCTGGTGCGGGAGGCGGTACGCGGCGGCTGGGGCCTCTATCACCTGGCACCGTGGCCCACCACGCTGGAAGAGGTGTTCACCCAGCTGACCGCCGGCGATGAGACTGCTGTGGTGGACGCGCAGGCGACCAAGGAGGCGGCCACGTGA